In Manduca sexta isolate Smith_Timp_Sample1 unplaced genomic scaffold, JHU_Msex_v1.0 HiC_scaffold_2394, whole genome shotgun sequence, the following proteins share a genomic window:
- the LOC119192137 gene encoding p53 and DNA damage-regulated protein 1, which translates to MNTDQEKVLKYLISVEKLAEEILSDRREIVMLDARRNHNREALRDISKSQQKCWVTVGSVLIKHNLEATKNLLEADQKQLNIDINKLRSDLKMKVNNLRDLEMQPPVPGLMLVPMSQKETEGMTSAGLFSS; encoded by the coding sequence ATGAATACTGACCAGgaaaaagttctaaaatatttgatttcagTAGAAAAGCTCGCTGAAGAAATATTGTCGGATAGGCGTGAAATTGTAATGCTAGATGCAAGAAGAAATCACAATAGAGAAGCATTGCGCGACATATCGAAATCACAGCAAAAATGTTGGGTGACTGTAGGAtccgttttaattaaacataatttagaaGCAACAAAGAACCTCCTCGAAGCTGATCAGAAACAGTTAAATATAGACATTAATAAACTGAGAAGTGATCttaaaatgaaggtaaataacTTGAGAGACCTAGAAATGCAGCCTCCCGTACCTGGATTAATGTTAGTACCAATGTCTCAAAAAGAAACTGAAGGGATGACAAGCGCTGGACTGTTCTCATCATGA